In the Lysinibacillus sp. PLM2 genome, one interval contains:
- the yqkF gene encoding putative oxidoreductase YqkF, protein MKKRALGNSAIEISELSFGCMSLPTNLKEAKPIIEQAIERGINYFDTADLYDKGVNEEIVGESLKPYRNQIVLATKVGNVWDTNGDTWHWDASPAHIEEGLKQSLTRLKTDYIDLYQLHGGTIEDSWDEIIDAFEKLKKEGLIREYGISSIRPNVFKPFLQASHAVSNMMQYSILDRRPEEWFDFIENTSSSVVTRGSIAKGLLTNEWKSRLEKSNGYMSYTKEELQQLLLKLEETFGDLHATAIAYNLSHPVIASTVIGARTIEQLDENVKAYERAQQISDLSIVQEIAKFDKYTDHR, encoded by the coding sequence ATGAAAAAAAGAGCATTAGGAAATAGCGCCATTGAAATTTCAGAATTAAGCTTTGGATGTATGTCACTACCAACAAATTTAAAGGAAGCAAAACCAATCATTGAACAAGCGATTGAACGTGGCATTAATTATTTTGATACCGCTGATCTGTACGATAAAGGAGTAAACGAAGAAATCGTTGGTGAAAGTTTAAAACCATATCGAAATCAAATTGTTCTTGCAACAAAGGTCGGGAATGTTTGGGATACAAATGGAGACACTTGGCATTGGGATGCTTCCCCTGCCCACATTGAAGAAGGATTAAAACAAAGTCTCACTCGATTAAAGACAGACTATATCGATTTATACCAATTACATGGTGGAACAATAGAGGACTCTTGGGATGAAATTATCGATGCCTTTGAAAAATTAAAAAAAGAAGGTCTTATTCGCGAATACGGAATTTCATCTATCCGTCCGAATGTTTTTAAACCATTTTTACAAGCCAGTCATGCAGTGTCTAATATGATGCAATATAGCATACTCGATCGTCGTCCAGAGGAGTGGTTTGATTTTATTGAAAATACTTCCTCATCTGTTGTTACACGCGGCTCTATAGCAAAAGGATTATTAACAAATGAATGGAAGTCTCGTCTTGAAAAATCAAATGGATATATGTCTTATACAAAAGAAGAACTCCAACAGCTGCTTCTGAAATTAGAAGAGACTTTTGGTGATTTACATGCTACAGCAATTGCCTATAACTTAAGTCATCCTGTAATTGCATCAACTGTAATAGGGGCTAGAACAATAGAACAACTTGATGAAAACGTGAAAGCGTACGAAAGAGCGCAACAAATTTCCGATTTATCCATTGTTCAAGAAATCGCAAAGTTTGATAAATATACAGATCATCGATGA
- the nudF gene encoding ADP-ribose diphosphatase, which yields MKKFEEKSVRSERIYEGKVVSLKIDDVILPNGKEAKREIINHPGAVAIIAITDEGKLVLVEQYRKALERSIIEIPAGKLEKGEAPEQTARRELEEETGYGCQNLTYVQSFATSPGFADEIIHIFVATDLYQIEEKAALDEDEFVSLMEVTVEEAEKMVKDQHIFDAKTAFAVLWMKLNKA from the coding sequence ATGAAAAAATTTGAGGAAAAATCTGTTCGATCAGAAAGAATTTATGAGGGGAAAGTGGTATCACTTAAAATTGATGATGTCATTTTACCAAATGGGAAAGAGGCAAAAAGGGAGATTATCAATCATCCTGGGGCTGTCGCTATTATTGCCATAACTGATGAAGGGAAACTAGTTCTTGTTGAGCAGTATCGTAAAGCGCTAGAGCGTTCAATCATTGAAATTCCTGCTGGGAAGTTGGAAAAGGGCGAGGCCCCTGAACAGACTGCTAGAAGAGAACTAGAAGAAGAAACAGGATATGGTTGTCAAAATTTAACCTATGTTCAATCATTTGCTACATCACCAGGATTTGCAGATGAAATTATTCATATATTTGTGGCAACAGATTTATATCAAATTGAAGAAAAAGCAGCATTAGATGAAGATGAGTTTGTTTCTTTAATGGAAGTAACTGTGGAAGAAGCGGAGAAAATGGTAAAAGATCAACATATTTTTGATGCGAAAACAGCCTTTGCTGTACTATGGATGAAATTAAATAAAGCTTAA
- the fur gene encoding ferric uptake regulation protein: MESRIDRIKKQLHSAGYKLTPQREATVAVLLEHEEDHLSAEDVYLLVKDKAPEIGLATVYRTLELLTELKIVDKINFGDGVSRYDLRQEGAKHFHHHLVCIECGAVDEIQEDLLDDVEAVVEKRWNFIIKDHRLTFHGICHRCHDNGESK; encoded by the coding sequence ATGGAAAGCCGTATTGATCGTATAAAAAAGCAATTGCATAGTGCTGGCTATAAACTGACACCTCAGCGTGAAGCGACAGTTGCAGTGCTATTAGAACATGAAGAAGACCATCTAAGTGCAGAAGATGTGTATTTACTCGTAAAAGATAAAGCACCTGAAATTGGCTTAGCCACTGTGTATCGAACTTTAGAGTTATTAACTGAATTGAAAATTGTCGATAAAATTAATTTTGGTGACGGTGTATCTCGTTATGATTTACGACAAGAAGGGGCAAAGCATTTCCATCATCACCTTGTTTGTATTGAATGTGGTGCTGTTGATGAGATTCAAGAGGATTTGTTAGATGATGTTGAAGCTGTCGTTGAAAAAAGATGGAACTTTATTATTAAAGATCATCGTTTAACATTCCACGGAATTTGCCATAGATGCCATGACAATGGTGAAAGTAAATAA
- the xerD_1 gene encoding tyrosine recombinase XerD — protein MVNKTKDAVLDYIHFLQVERQLSKNTLASYKRDLESYIDHLHKVQGIENLKDVGRSNILVHLDSLRSNGIAARSIARHISSIRSFHQFLLREKITDTDPTVHLDMPQIDQKLPKVLSIEEIDALIAAPDRSKPQGIRDIAMLELLYGSGMRISECINLDLSDVHLTMGFVRVFGKGGKERIVPLGKSALKACDTYLQIARDRLQGKYPKTDAFFINQRGKRLTRQGCWKLLKEHAEKANIKKEITPHTLRHSFATHLIENGADLRAVQEMLGHADISTTQIYTHISKTRLSEVYKQFHPRA, from the coding sequence GTGGTGAATAAAACAAAAGATGCGGTACTAGATTATATACATTTTTTACAGGTTGAACGTCAGCTTTCAAAAAATACGTTAGCATCCTATAAAAGAGATTTAGAAAGTTATATCGATCATTTACATAAAGTACAGGGAATTGAAAATTTAAAGGATGTTGGACGTTCAAACATTTTGGTACATTTGGATTCCTTACGTTCAAATGGAATTGCGGCTCGGTCCATTGCTCGCCATATTTCTTCCATACGTTCCTTTCATCAATTTTTATTGCGTGAAAAAATAACTGATACAGATCCAACTGTTCATTTGGATATGCCGCAGATTGATCAAAAGCTTCCAAAGGTATTATCAATAGAAGAAATTGATGCTCTTATAGCAGCCCCTGATCGCAGTAAACCGCAAGGGATCCGTGATATTGCTATGCTTGAGTTGCTTTATGGATCAGGTATGCGGATAAGCGAATGTATTAATCTAGATTTAAGTGATGTTCATTTAACAATGGGATTTGTACGCGTGTTTGGTAAAGGGGGTAAAGAACGAATTGTTCCACTCGGCAAAAGTGCGCTGAAAGCATGTGATACTTACTTACAAATTGCTAGAGACCGATTGCAAGGAAAGTATCCGAAAACTGATGCGTTTTTTATTAATCAGAGAGGGAAAAGATTAACGAGACAGGGTTGTTGGAAGCTACTCAAAGAACATGCCGAAAAAGCGAATATTAAAAAGGAAATTACGCCCCATACATTAAGGCATAGTTTTGCTACACATCTAATAGAAAATGGTGCAGATTTACGTGCTGTTCAAGAAATGCTTGGACATGCAGATATCTCAACTACGCAAATTTATACACATATTAGTAAAACAAGACTATCAGAAGTATATAAACAGTTCCATCCACGTGCATAA
- the deoB gene encoding phosphopentomutase gives MKPFKKVHLIVMDSVGIGEAPDAQKFGDLGADTLGHIAEEMNGLTMPNLEALGLSNIREIKGIKKFHTPKAFYGKMQEASVGKDTMTGHWEIMGLNIDKPFKVYPDGFPEKLVALLEEKTGRKVIGNKPASGTEIIEELGKEHMETGAIIVYTSADPVLQIAAHEDIIPLEELYKICEIARELTLDPEFLVGRVIARPFIGTPGNFTRTSNRHDYALKPFGRTTMNELKDTGFDVIAIGKISDIYNGEGVTEAIRTKNNTDGMDQLVNVVKREFHGISFLNLVDFDANYGHRRDPIGYGEALEEFDRRLPEVLTQLDEDDLLIITADHGNDPTFPGTDHTREYVPLLVYSPRFVEGKELPLRNTFADIAATIAENFGVSAPPFGTSFLSELK, from the coding sequence ATGAAACCCTTTAAAAAAGTACATTTAATCGTTATGGATTCCGTTGGTATAGGTGAAGCACCAGACGCTCAAAAGTTTGGAGATTTAGGTGCAGATACACTTGGACATATCGCAGAAGAGATGAACGGTCTAACTATGCCCAATTTAGAGGCATTAGGTCTGTCAAATATAAGAGAAATAAAAGGTATTAAAAAATTCCATACACCAAAAGCCTTTTATGGAAAAATGCAGGAAGCTTCCGTTGGGAAAGATACAATGACTGGGCATTGGGAAATTATGGGGTTGAATATTGATAAACCATTTAAAGTATATCCAGATGGATTTCCAGAGAAGCTAGTAGCACTATTAGAGGAAAAAACAGGTCGTAAAGTAATAGGAAATAAACCAGCTAGTGGAACTGAGATTATTGAAGAATTAGGGAAAGAGCATATGGAGACTGGGGCAATTATCGTCTATACATCTGCTGATCCTGTACTTCAAATTGCAGCTCACGAGGATATTATTCCTTTAGAGGAACTATATAAAATTTGTGAAATTGCTCGTGAACTAACGCTTGATCCAGAATTTTTAGTAGGGAGAGTCATTGCCCGACCATTCATTGGTACACCAGGCAATTTCACTCGTACATCTAACCGACATGATTATGCATTAAAACCCTTTGGCCGTACAACAATGAATGAATTAAAGGATACAGGATTTGATGTAATCGCTATCGGGAAAATTTCTGATATTTATAACGGTGAAGGTGTGACAGAAGCAATACGTACAAAAAATAATACAGATGGAATGGACCAGCTTGTAAATGTAGTGAAACGTGAATTCCATGGTATAAGTTTTTTAAATTTAGTTGACTTTGATGCAAACTATGGCCACCGACGCGATCCAATTGGTTATGGTGAAGCATTAGAAGAATTTGACCGACGATTGCCTGAAGTATTAACACAATTAGACGAAGATGATTTATTAATTATTACAGCAGATCATGGGAATGACCCAACCTTCCCAGGGACAGATCATACACGTGAATATGTGCCTTTACTAGTATATTCGCCTAGATTTGTTGAAGGAAAAGAACTTCCTCTTCGTAATACTTTTGCAGATATTGCTGCAACGATTGCAGAAAACTTTGGAGTCAGCGCCCCACCATTTGGAACAAGCTTTTTATCTGAATTGAAATAA
- the pdp gene encoding pyrimidine-nucleoside phosphorylase — MRMVDIIEKKRNGEELSTEEIQFIVQGYTAGEIPDYQVSALMMAIYFQDMTERERADLTMAMVQSGDQIDLSKIEGIKVDKHSTGGVGDTTTLSLAAMVAACGVPVAKMSGRGLGHTGGTIDKLESISGFHVELSTEQFVKQVNDIKMAVIGQSGNLTPADKKLYALRDVTGTVPSIPLIASSIMSKKIAAGADSIVLDVKTGDGAFMKTLEDAEELAHAMVKIGNNVGRKTMAIISDMSQPLGFAIGNALEVKEAIDTLRGEGPEDLQELCYTLGSQMVVLGGKASSIDEARAMLKEAVTSGAALNIFKQFIAAQGGDDSVVDDPTRLPQAKYKIKVAAKESGYISKIEADDIGICAMLLGAGRATKESEIDLSVGLVLHKKVGDTVEIGDQLVTIHTNKLDIDDIIQKLYSHIEITKEKTDAPQLIKKIITE; from the coding sequence ATGAGAATGGTTGATATTATTGAGAAAAAACGTAACGGAGAAGAATTATCAACTGAGGAAATTCAATTTATCGTTCAAGGCTATACAGCTGGTGAAATTCCAGATTATCAAGTCAGTGCATTAATGATGGCGATTTATTTTCAGGATATGACCGAGCGTGAACGTGCTGATTTAACAATGGCAATGGTTCAATCAGGTGATCAAATTGATTTATCTAAAATCGAAGGAATAAAGGTTGATAAACATTCTACAGGTGGTGTAGGTGACACAACGACGCTTTCATTGGCAGCAATGGTAGCTGCCTGCGGAGTGCCGGTTGCGAAAATGAGCGGTCGTGGTCTTGGTCACACTGGTGGAACAATTGATAAATTAGAATCCATTTCGGGCTTTCATGTCGAATTATCAACAGAACAATTCGTCAAACAGGTAAACGACATTAAAATGGCGGTTATCGGCCAAAGCGGGAATTTAACACCGGCAGATAAAAAATTATATGCCCTAAGAGATGTTACTGGAACAGTCCCTAGTATTCCTTTAATTGCAAGCTCTATTATGTCCAAAAAAATCGCTGCAGGTGCAGATTCCATCGTGTTGGATGTTAAGACAGGTGACGGTGCCTTTATGAAAACGCTTGAAGATGCAGAAGAACTTGCCCACGCGATGGTGAAAATCGGGAATAATGTAGGGCGAAAAACAATGGCGATCATTTCTGATATGAGTCAGCCTTTAGGATTTGCTATTGGTAATGCACTTGAGGTGAAAGAAGCCATTGATACTTTAAGAGGAGAAGGACCAGAGGATTTACAGGAATTATGCTATACACTTGGATCTCAAATGGTTGTTCTAGGTGGTAAAGCATCTTCCATCGATGAAGCTCGAGCGATGTTAAAAGAAGCAGTAACGAGTGGTGCTGCACTTAATATATTTAAACAATTTATCGCAGCACAAGGTGGAGACGACTCGGTTGTCGATGATCCAACTCGATTACCACAAGCAAAATATAAGATTAAAGTGGCAGCTAAAGAATCTGGGTATATTAGTAAGATAGAAGCTGATGATATAGGCATTTGTGCAATGCTACTTGGAGCTGGAAGAGCAACAAAGGAGTCAGAAATTGATTTGTCTGTTGGTCTTGTACTTCATAAAAAAGTTGGAGATACAGTTGAAATCGGCGATCAATTAGTGACAATCCATACAAACAAATTAGACATAGATGATATTATTCAAAAACTTTATTCTCATATTGAAATAACAAAAGAAAAAACTGATGCTCCACAGCTAATTAAAAAAATCATAACAGAATAA
- a CDS encoding sodium-independent anion transporter produces MGKFRTGRFEGYSFNYFKKDLLSGIIVGIVAIPLAMSFAIASGVKPEYGIYTAIIAGILISLFGGSKFQIGGPTGAFVPILLGIVIAYGYENLLIAGLMAGVMLVLMGIFKLGALIKFIPRPVTIGFTAGIAVIIFTGQIGNFFGLSGMQSHEYFIDNIQEIATHFHTISLYSVLIAVLCLAIQLLTPKVLPKVPGALVGIVVSSIIAAVFFSDQIQTIGSTYGAIPSTLPEFHLPEITFEKIYMLLGPAFVIAMLGGIESLLSAVVADGMTNSKHNSNKELIGQGIANIVTPFFGGIPATGAIARTATNIKSGAVSPMSGVIHGLFVLCTLLLLAPLAVHIPLASLAPVLMMVAWNMSERKHFAHILKLKSGDSLVLLITFLLTVFTSLTFAVEVGLLLAVVLFAKRMSEMLVVSKVLPDHQNADGKVLPHVVNPTHDCPQISIYTVEGPLFFGAAQTFEQSILSTVHYKPAVLILRMGKVPFIDTTGEEYFRNIVKDFKSRGGNLFVTGVNQELKKILDQNGLSKEIGEDNFYEHTGEAINRAIGCVNRTACLGCKHFAFRECSSLSATKIS; encoded by the coding sequence ATGGGGAAATTTCGAACGGGGAGATTTGAAGGTTATTCATTTAATTATTTTAAGAAGGATTTATTATCAGGAATCATTGTTGGTATTGTAGCAATTCCACTTGCGATGTCTTTTGCAATTGCTTCAGGAGTGAAGCCTGAATATGGAATTTATACGGCCATTATAGCAGGGATTTTAATTTCATTATTTGGCGGATCTAAGTTTCAAATTGGAGGACCAACTGGAGCCTTTGTCCCGATATTATTAGGGATTGTTATTGCTTATGGTTATGAAAATTTATTAATAGCTGGCTTAATGGCAGGGGTTATGCTTGTGCTAATGGGGATTTTTAAGCTAGGGGCATTGATAAAATTTATTCCTAGACCAGTGACAATCGGTTTTACAGCAGGGATTGCAGTGATTATTTTTACTGGTCAAATAGGGAATTTCTTTGGACTTTCTGGTATGCAGTCTCATGAATATTTCATCGATAATATCCAAGAAATTGCAACACATTTCCATACGATTAGTTTATATAGTGTATTAATTGCGGTATTATGTTTAGCAATTCAGCTACTTACTCCAAAGGTATTACCAAAAGTGCCAGGTGCATTAGTTGGAATCGTTGTTTCTTCGATTATTGCAGCGGTTTTTTTTAGTGATCAAATACAGACTATCGGCTCAACATATGGTGCAATTCCAAGCACATTACCTGAATTTCACTTGCCTGAAATTACTTTTGAAAAAATATATATGCTGTTAGGTCCTGCATTTGTAATCGCAATGCTTGGTGGGATTGAATCGTTATTATCAGCAGTTGTTGCTGATGGCATGACAAATAGTAAGCATAACAGTAATAAAGAATTAATAGGGCAAGGAATCGCCAATATTGTTACGCCATTTTTCGGCGGTATTCCAGCAACCGGAGCGATCGCACGTACTGCAACGAATATTAAGTCAGGTGCTGTCTCACCTATGTCAGGTGTAATTCATGGCTTGTTTGTTTTATGTACATTGCTTTTATTAGCACCTCTAGCTGTTCATATTCCCTTAGCTAGTTTAGCACCGGTGTTAATGATGGTTGCTTGGAATATGAGTGAACGAAAACATTTTGCTCATATTTTAAAATTGAAATCGGGGGATTCCCTCGTATTATTGATAACATTTTTATTAACAGTGTTTACAAGCTTAACCTTTGCAGTTGAGGTTGGTTTATTATTGGCAGTCGTGTTATTTGCAAAGCGGATGAGTGAAATGTTAGTTGTTTCAAAAGTACTTCCAGATCATCAAAATGCAGATGGGAAAGTACTACCTCATGTTGTGAATCCAACGCATGATTGTCCGCAAATCAGTATTTACACTGTAGAAGGTCCATTGTTTTTTGGTGCTGCACAAACCTTCGAACAGTCAATATTGTCAACGGTTCATTATAAACCAGCCGTTTTGATTTTGCGAATGGGGAAAGTGCCATTTATTGATACAACGGGTGAGGAGTATTTCCGCAATATTGTCAAAGATTTTAAGAGCCGAGGCGGTAACCTATTCGTCACAGGGGTTAACCAAGAATTGAAAAAGATTTTGGATCAAAATGGCTTATCAAAAGAAATTGGTGAAGATAATTTTTACGAGCATACAGGAGAAGCCATTAATCGAGCAATAGGATGTGTTAATCGAACGGCATGTTTAGGGTGTAAACATTTCGCTTTCCGTGAATGCTCAAGTTTATCGGCAACGAAAATAAGTTAA
- the spoIIAA gene encoding anti-sigma F factor antagonist has product MNYEINMHMNTIAIIRLFGELDHHETEKIREHISRTILQGNLHTIIWNLERLNFMDSSGIGLILGRMREMRAVNGQTIILNPSNTMKKIFQFSGLASYMMDGSEADAIMHARGIVNG; this is encoded by the coding sequence ATGAATTATGAAATTAACATGCACATGAATACAATCGCAATAATTCGATTATTTGGTGAACTTGATCATCATGAAACCGAAAAAATTCGCGAACACATTTCTAGAACAATTTTACAAGGGAACCTTCATACAATCATTTGGAATCTTGAAAGATTAAATTTTATGGACAGTTCTGGTATCGGCTTAATATTAGGTCGAATGAGAGAAATGCGTGCAGTAAATGGACAAACAATTATATTAAATCCATCCAATACGATGAAAAAAATATTTCAATTTTCAGGTCTCGCTTCGTACATGATGGATGGTAGTGAAGCAGACGCAATAATGCATGCAAGGGGGATTGTGAATGGATAA
- the spoIIAB gene encoding anti-sigma F factor, translating into MDNEMTLSFLALSENESLARIAVTSFVAQLDPTIDELSEFKTIVSEAVSNAIIHGYDEDGKGLVTVRAVREGDVISVAVKDEGKGIPDLNKAMEPLFTSKADLERSGMGFTIMESFSDNLSVESEPGVGTVVTFSKKFQSVKMPQIS; encoded by the coding sequence ATGGATAACGAAATGACACTTTCATTTTTAGCTTTAAGTGAAAATGAGAGCTTAGCGAGGATAGCAGTAACAAGTTTTGTTGCTCAGCTTGATCCAACAATTGATGAACTTTCGGAATTTAAAACCATTGTATCAGAGGCTGTTTCCAATGCAATTATTCATGGCTATGACGAAGATGGCAAAGGACTTGTTACAGTAAGGGCTGTGCGAGAAGGAGATGTCATTTCGGTTGCTGTTAAAGATGAGGGGAAAGGAATTCCAGATTTGAATAAAGCTATGGAACCTTTATTTACCTCAAAAGCAGATTTGGAGCGCTCTGGTATGGGCTTCACCATCATGGAGAGCTTTTCAGACAATTTATCAGTTGAATCTGAACCTGGTGTTGGTACAGTTGTGACATTTTCAAAAAAATTTCAATCTGTAAAAATGCCGCAAATATCTTAA